The proteins below come from a single Candidatus Peregrinibacteria bacterium genomic window:
- a CDS encoding single-stranded DNA-binding protein, with the protein MYSLNRAQLIGNITRDPETRQLSTGVTVCSFSVATNQVWNDQNGVRQEKAEFHDIVAWRKLAEIAGQYLTKGSKVYIEGRIQTREWDAEDGTKRRKTEIVAENLIMLDKKGNAVDMDRTAAGIGAAKVAAVPADMGDPLEDKSPVAVSAADSNIDGDVAIDDLPF; encoded by the coding sequence ATGTATTCACTCAATAGAGCTCAGTTAATTGGTAATATCACTCGTGACCCGGAAACGCGACAACTTTCTACCGGAGTTACTGTTTGTAGTTTTTCTGTTGCTACAAATCAAGTATGGAATGATCAAAATGGAGTTCGTCAAGAAAAAGCGGAATTTCATGACATTGTAGCATGGAGGAAGCTTGCAGAGATCGCAGGACAATACCTTACAAAGGGATCTAAAGTTTATATCGAAGGACGTATTCAGACTAGAGAGTGGGATGCTGAAGATGGTACAAAAAGAAGAAAAACAGAGATAGTAGCGGAAAATCTTATCATGTTGGATAAAAAAGGTAATGCTGTAGATATGGATAGAACAGCTGCCGGAATTGGAGCTGCAAAGGTTGCAGCGGTACCTGCTGATATGGGAGATCCACTTGAAGATAAATCACCTGTTGCCGTTTCTGCTGCTGACTCAAATATAGATGGAGATGTCGCTATAGATGATTTACCATTCTAG